One window of the Streptomyces sp. TS71-3 genome contains the following:
- the secE gene encoding preprotein translocase subunit SecE, whose product MADAVGSIDMPDAQDEEVQEPKKTRKGGKRGKRGPLGRLGLFYRQVIAELRKVVWPTRHQLTTYTTVVIVFVVIMIAIVTVIDYGLDHVAKYVFG is encoded by the coding sequence GTGGCGGACGCCGTGGGCTCCATCGACATGCCTGATGCTCAGGACGAAGAGGTACAGGAGCCCAAGAAGACCCGTAAGGGTGGTAAGCGTGGGAAGCGGGGCCCTCTGGGCCGGCTCGGGCTTTTCTACCGCCAGGTGATCGCCGAGCTCCGGAAGGTCGTCTGGCCCACTCGCCATCAGCTCACGACATACACCACCGTGGTGATTGTGTTCGTTGTCATCATGATCGCCATCGTGACCGTGATTGACTATGGGCTCGATCACGTCGCCAAGTACGTCTTCGGCTGA
- a CDS encoding TetR/AcrR family transcriptional regulator → MEQRPTRQRILDAAHELMLTVGLARTTTKEIARAAGCSEAALYKHFASKEELFISVLKERLPQLTPLLDELTERPGEGGLEANLTEIARRAALFYEQSFPIAASLYAEVQLKRRHDQALRELGSGPHRPIEGLAAYLRAEQAIGRIRPGADTFAAASLLLGACAQRAFAYDMTEAGRPLQPVGEFAAGLAQTLLMGIA, encoded by the coding sequence ATGGAGCAGCGGCCCACCCGGCAGCGCATTCTGGACGCCGCGCACGAGCTCATGCTGACCGTCGGGCTCGCCCGTACCACCACGAAGGAGATCGCACGGGCGGCCGGCTGCTCGGAGGCGGCTCTCTACAAGCACTTCGCCAGCAAGGAGGAGCTGTTCATCAGCGTCCTCAAGGAGCGGCTGCCGCAGCTCACGCCGCTGCTTGACGAGCTGACCGAACGGCCGGGGGAGGGCGGCCTCGAGGCGAACCTCACCGAGATCGCCCGCCGCGCCGCCCTCTTCTACGAGCAGAGCTTCCCGATCGCCGCCTCGCTCTACGCCGAGGTGCAGCTCAAACGCCGCCACGACCAGGCGCTCAGGGAACTCGGCAGCGGCCCGCACCGCCCCATCGAGGGGCTGGCCGCCTACCTGCGGGCCGAGCAGGCCATCGGCCGGATCCGGCCCGGCGCCGACACCTTCGCCGCCGCCTCGCTCCTGCTGGGGGCATGCGCCCAGCGGGCGTTCGCGTACGACATGACCGAGGCGGGCCGCCCGCTCCAGCCGGTCGGCGAGTTCGCCGCGGGGCTGGCCCAGACCCTGCTGATGGGGATCGCTTAG
- a CDS encoding NAD(P)-dependent oxidoreductase: protein MKLTVFGATGGVGKEIVRQGLAAGHQVTAVVRDPARLPVRGERLEVFRADLRDPEAVRPAVAGREAVLSGLGARSRSEAGIAAELTRTVLGAMDAEGVRRLVVVSAAPVGPPAEGEPFVDRAMVSVVKAFLNAVYADLTAMEQELARSAADWTSVRPPKLTDQPLTGAYRTVVGGTPRRGRTIGRPDVAHAMLAALSDPATVHQGVGVAY, encoded by the coding sequence ATGAAGCTCACGGTGTTCGGTGCGACCGGCGGCGTCGGCAAGGAGATCGTCCGGCAGGGCCTGGCCGCGGGCCACCAGGTGACCGCCGTGGTGCGGGACCCTGCCCGGCTGCCGGTGCGAGGTGAGCGCCTGGAGGTGTTCCGCGCGGATCTGCGGGACCCCGAGGCGGTACGGCCGGCGGTGGCCGGAAGGGAGGCGGTGCTGTCCGGTCTGGGGGCGCGCAGCCGGAGCGAGGCCGGGATCGCCGCCGAGCTGACGCGGACGGTGCTCGGCGCGATGGACGCGGAGGGCGTGCGCCGCCTCGTCGTGGTCTCCGCGGCACCGGTGGGCCCGCCGGCCGAGGGCGAGCCGTTCGTCGACCGCGCGATGGTCTCGGTGGTCAAGGCGTTCCTCAACGCCGTCTACGCCGACCTGACCGCCATGGAGCAGGAACTCGCCCGCAGCGCCGCGGACTGGACGTCGGTGCGCCCGCCGAAGCTCACGGACCAGCCGCTCACCGGCGCCTACCGCACGGTCGTCGGCGGCACCCCGCGCAGGGGCCGCACCATCGGGCGCCCGGACGTGGCCCACGCGATGCTCGCGGCGCTGTCGGACCCTGCGACCGTGCACCAGGGCGTGGGAGTGGCGTACTGA
- a CDS encoding DHA2 family efflux MFS transporter permease subunit: MSTPDSLAAGAPDPGPDPAGGPVVPAGAGTGKPTGAAAGTPRSRVVWALVTTSLAGFMAALDNLVVTTALPSIRKDLGGGLEDLEWTVSAYTLTFAVLLMMGAALGDRFGRRRLFVAGLAVFTGASAAAASSSGIGELIAARAVQGVGAAVMMPLTLTLLTAAVPAARRGAALGIWSAVNGLAVAGGPLIGGSLTEHISWHWIFWLNVPIGLALLLPARFRLAESYAPDARLDVPGTLLASAGLFGVVYALVNAASDGWTDTWVLAGLVGGAVLLAAFVAFEQRAKRPMLPMRLFRSRAFSGINAASLLMFLGMFGSIFLLSQFLQGVSGYSPTEAGLRMLPWTGMPMLVAPVAGILADRIGGRPVVATGLALQAAGLGMFAMVLAPDVSYTAQLPALIVSGLGMALYFAPAAHLVMASVRPGEQGIASGANNAMREVGGALGIAVLATVFADHGGYGSPQSFVDGLVPALWIGAAAVALAAVAALVIPRRHGLRAASAPAPVPAEPVSRESAPAGV; encoded by the coding sequence ATGTCCACACCCGATTCCTTGGCCGCAGGGGCCCCGGACCCCGGCCCCGACCCGGCGGGAGGCCCGGTGGTGCCCGCCGGAGCCGGCACCGGGAAGCCGACCGGGGCAGCCGCGGGGACACCGCGCTCGCGCGTCGTGTGGGCGCTCGTCACGACCAGCCTCGCCGGCTTCATGGCGGCGCTCGACAACCTCGTCGTCACCACCGCCCTGCCGTCCATCCGCAAGGACCTCGGCGGCGGTCTGGAGGACCTGGAGTGGACGGTGAGCGCGTACACGCTCACCTTCGCCGTGCTGCTGATGATGGGCGCCGCCCTGGGCGACCGGTTCGGCCGGCGCAGGCTCTTCGTCGCCGGGCTCGCCGTCTTCACCGGCGCCTCCGCGGCCGCGGCCTCGTCGTCCGGCATCGGGGAGCTGATCGCGGCGCGGGCCGTGCAGGGCGTCGGCGCGGCGGTGATGATGCCGCTCACCCTGACCCTGCTGACGGCCGCGGTACCGGCCGCGCGGCGCGGTGCGGCGCTCGGCATCTGGAGCGCCGTCAACGGCCTGGCGGTCGCCGGCGGCCCGCTCATCGGCGGCAGCCTCACCGAGCACATCTCCTGGCACTGGATCTTCTGGCTGAACGTGCCGATCGGCCTCGCCCTGCTGCTGCCCGCCCGCTTCCGGCTCGCCGAGTCCTACGCCCCCGACGCCCGTCTGGACGTCCCGGGCACCCTGCTGGCCAGCGCCGGGCTGTTCGGCGTGGTCTACGCGCTCGTGAACGCCGCGAGCGACGGCTGGACCGACACCTGGGTCCTGGCCGGGCTGGTCGGAGGGGCGGTGCTGCTCGCCGCGTTCGTGGCCTTCGAGCAGCGGGCGAAGCGCCCGATGCTGCCCATGCGGCTGTTCCGCAGCCGGGCGTTCTCCGGGATCAACGCGGCCAGCCTGCTGATGTTCCTGGGCATGTTCGGCTCGATCTTCCTGCTCAGCCAGTTCCTGCAAGGGGTCTCCGGCTACTCGCCGACCGAGGCCGGGCTGCGGATGCTGCCCTGGACCGGCATGCCGATGCTGGTCGCACCGGTCGCCGGCATCCTCGCCGACCGGATCGGTGGGCGGCCGGTCGTCGCGACCGGGCTGGCCTTGCAGGCGGCGGGGCTCGGGATGTTCGCGATGGTCCTGGCGCCGGACGTGAGCTACACGGCACAGCTTCCCGCGCTGATCGTCAGCGGGCTGGGCATGGCGCTGTACTTCGCCCCCGCCGCGCACTTGGTGATGGCCAGCGTCCGGCCCGGTGAGCAGGGCATCGCCTCCGGCGCCAACAACGCCATGCGGGAGGTGGGCGGCGCGCTCGGGATCGCCGTGCTGGCCACGGTCTTCGCCGATCACGGCGGCTACGGCAGCCCGCAGAGCTTCGTCGACGGGCTCGTTCCCGCCCTCTGGATCGGCGCCGCCGCGGTGGCCCTCGCGGCGGTGGCGGCGCTGGTCATACCGCGCCGCCACGGCCTCAGGGCGGCCTCGGCCCCGGCTCCGGTCCCGGCCGAGCCGGTGTCCCGGGAGAGTGCGCCGGCCGGCGTCTGA
- a CDS encoding TetR/AcrR family transcriptional regulator: MVRMSAEDRREGVIRAALSEFARGGYYGTSTDAIAKRVGVSQPYLFRLFPDKRAIFLAAAERCVEVIDRLFRNAAEGKEGEGALHAMAGAYTEMVTGQSEWLLMQMQLYVAAATAEAAGDHEFGEAVRAGWARLWDTVHELLGSDVDETTTFLACGMLINCLVAMGFPSEHKVWAGISSVVLSERGERGER; the protein is encoded by the coding sequence ATGGTCAGGATGAGCGCAGAGGACCGGCGCGAAGGCGTCATCCGTGCGGCGTTGAGCGAGTTCGCCCGGGGCGGGTACTACGGCACCTCCACCGACGCGATCGCCAAACGCGTGGGGGTGTCGCAGCCGTACCTGTTCCGGCTCTTCCCCGACAAGCGGGCCATCTTCCTCGCGGCCGCCGAACGCTGCGTGGAAGTCATCGACCGGCTCTTCCGGAACGCCGCCGAGGGCAAGGAGGGCGAAGGGGCCCTCCATGCGATGGCCGGCGCGTACACCGAGATGGTCACGGGGCAGTCGGAGTGGCTGCTGATGCAGATGCAGCTGTACGTGGCCGCCGCGACGGCGGAGGCCGCCGGGGATCACGAGTTCGGCGAGGCCGTACGGGCCGGATGGGCGCGGCTCTGGGACACCGTGCACGAGCTCCTCGGCTCGGACGTCGACGAGACCACCACCTTCCTGGCCTGTGGCATGCTCATCAACTGCCTGGTGGCCATGGGGTTCCCCAGCGAACACAAGGTCTGGGCGGGGATCAGCTCGGTCGTGCTCAGCGAGCGCGGGGAGCGCGGCGAGCGCTGA
- a CDS encoding pyridoxal phosphate-dependent aminotransferase, whose protein sequence is MSAATPSPESAGRRVSARVGSITESATLAVDAKAKALKAAGRPVIGFGAGEPDFPTPDYIVDAAVEACRNPKYHRYTPAGGLPELKAAIVEKTRRDSGYEVDASQVLITNGGKQAIYEAFAAILDPGDEVIVPAPYWTTYPESIRLAGGVPVEVVADESTGYRVSVEQLEAARTERTKVVLFVSPSNPTGAVYGRAETEAIGRWAVEHGLWVLTDEIYEHLVYGDATATSLPVAVPELRDKCIVVNGVAKTYAMTGWRVGWLIGPKDVVKAATNMQSHATSNVANVSQAAALAAVSGDLSAVAAMGEAFDRRRRTIVRMLNEIDGVVCPEPEGAFYVYPSVKGLLGKDIRGKRPANTVELAAVILEEAEVAIVPGEAFGTPGYLRLSYALGDEDLVEGVSRLQKLLAEAKD, encoded by the coding sequence ATGAGCGCTGCAACCCCTTCCCCTGAGTCAGCCGGACGCCGGGTCTCCGCCCGGGTCGGATCGATCACAGAGTCAGCGACCCTCGCCGTCGACGCCAAGGCCAAGGCCCTCAAGGCCGCCGGGCGCCCGGTGATCGGCTTCGGAGCCGGCGAGCCCGACTTCCCGACCCCCGACTACATCGTCGACGCGGCCGTCGAGGCATGCAGGAACCCGAAGTACCACCGCTACACCCCGGCCGGCGGGCTCCCCGAGCTCAAGGCCGCCATCGTGGAGAAGACACGGCGCGACTCCGGCTACGAGGTGGACGCGTCGCAGGTGCTGATCACCAACGGCGGCAAGCAGGCCATCTACGAGGCGTTCGCCGCGATCCTGGACCCGGGCGACGAGGTCATCGTCCCGGCGCCGTACTGGACGACCTACCCGGAGTCCATCCGGCTCGCCGGCGGTGTGCCGGTGGAGGTCGTCGCGGACGAGTCCACGGGCTACCGTGTCTCGGTGGAGCAGCTGGAGGCCGCCCGCACGGAGCGCACGAAGGTGGTGCTCTTCGTCTCGCCGTCCAACCCGACCGGCGCCGTGTACGGCAGGGCCGAGACCGAGGCGATCGGCCGCTGGGCCGTCGAGCACGGCCTGTGGGTGCTCACCGACGAGATCTACGAGCACCTGGTCTACGGCGACGCGACCGCCACGTCGCTGCCGGTCGCCGTGCCGGAGCTGCGGGACAAGTGCATCGTCGTGAACGGCGTGGCGAAGACGTACGCCATGACCGGCTGGCGGGTGGGCTGGCTCATCGGCCCCAAGGACGTCGTCAAGGCCGCCACCAACATGCAGTCGCACGCCACCTCCAATGTGGCGAACGTCTCCCAGGCCGCCGCCCTGGCCGCCGTCTCCGGCGACCTGTCGGCCGTCGCGGCCATGGGGGAAGCCTTCGACCGGCGCCGCAGGACCATCGTGCGGATGCTGAACGAGATCGACGGCGTGGTCTGCCCCGAGCCCGAGGGCGCCTTCTACGTGTACCCCTCGGTGAAGGGCCTGCTCGGCAAGGACATCCGCGGCAAGCGCCCCGCGAACACCGTCGAGCTCGCCGCGGTCATCCTGGAGGAGGCCGAGGTCGCGATCGTGCCGGGTGAGGCGTTCGGCACACCCGGATACCTGCGCCTGTCCTACGCGCTCGGCGACGAGGACCTGGTGGAGGGCGTCTCCCGACTCCAGAAGCTGCTGGCCGAGGCCAAGGACTGA
- a CDS encoding MaoC family dehydratase encodes MTQQTAQSADRPAPERPGYDTTEVGTELPAQTFTVTRETLVKYAGASGDFNPIHWNERFAKGVGLENVIAHGMFTMAEAARLVTDWAGDPGAVVEYTARFTKPVVVPDDDEGALIEVSGKVAAKLDDRQVRVDLMATSDGKKVLGLARAVVRLA; translated from the coding sequence ATGACGCAGCAGACGGCGCAGAGCGCGGACCGGCCCGCCCCCGAGCGGCCCGGCTACGACACCACCGAGGTGGGCACCGAGCTGCCCGCCCAGACGTTCACGGTGACCAGGGAGACGCTGGTCAAGTACGCGGGCGCCTCCGGCGACTTCAACCCGATCCACTGGAACGAGCGCTTCGCCAAGGGCGTCGGCCTGGAGAACGTGATCGCGCACGGCATGTTCACCATGGCCGAGGCGGCCCGGCTGGTCACCGACTGGGCCGGCGACCCCGGCGCGGTCGTCGAGTACACCGCCCGCTTCACCAAGCCGGTCGTCGTTCCGGACGACGACGAGGGCGCCCTCATCGAGGTCTCCGGCAAGGTGGCCGCCAAGCTCGACGACCGGCAGGTCCGCGTCGACCTCATGGCCACCTCCGACGGCAAGAAGGTCCTCGGGCTGGCCCGCGCCGTGGTCCGGCTGGCCTGA
- a CDS encoding MaoC family dehydratase N-terminal domain-containing protein — translation MALDQSFVGRTYPPTDPYEVGREKIREFAKAVGDDNPVYTDTEAAKALGHPDVVAPPTFVFIITFRAAGQVIDDPQLGLDYGRVVHGDQRFEYTRPVLAGDRLTVTTSIADIKSLAGNDILDIRGDVYDEAGEHVVTAWTKLVARGPEEA, via the coding sequence ATGGCGCTCGACCAGTCCTTCGTCGGGCGGACCTACCCGCCCACCGACCCCTACGAGGTCGGCCGCGAGAAGATCCGTGAGTTCGCGAAGGCGGTGGGGGACGACAACCCCGTGTACACCGACACGGAGGCCGCCAAGGCGCTCGGCCACCCCGACGTCGTCGCCCCGCCGACGTTCGTCTTCATCATCACCTTCCGGGCCGCGGGCCAGGTCATCGACGACCCCCAGCTAGGGCTCGACTACGGCCGCGTGGTGCACGGCGACCAGAGGTTCGAATACACCCGCCCCGTGCTCGCGGGTGACCGGCTCACCGTCACCACCAGCATCGCGGACATAAAGTCCCTCGCCGGCAACGACATCCTGGACATCCGCGGTGACGTGTACGACGAGGCCGGTGAGCACGTGGTGACCGCATGGACCAAGCTCGTGGCGCGCGGGCCCGAGGAGGCATGA
- a CDS encoding UDP-N-acetylmuramate dehydrogenase produces the protein MHELHDAPLAPLTTFRLGGPATRLATATTEAELIAAVRAADAEGTPLLLVGGGSNLVIADEGFDGTAVHIATTGFELDGTDLEVAAGETWTDAVAQTVEKGLAGIECLAGIPGSAGATPIQNVGAYGQEVSSTITEVIAYDRRAGETVTVPSAECAFSYRHSRFKADPDRFVVLRVRFRLEDADGLSAPVRYGETARALGVDVGDRVPLARARETVLKLRAGKGMVLDPDDHDTWSAGSFFTNPVLVDEEFAAFHARVVDRLGDDVSFPAFPTGEGRTKLSAAWLIDKAGFSKGYGPASGRVSISTKHTLALTNRGGARTADLLALAREVAAGVEDAFGVRLVNEPMTVGCSLWD, from the coding sequence GTGCACGAACTCCACGACGCCCCGCTCGCTCCCCTCACCACCTTCCGGCTCGGCGGCCCCGCCACCCGGCTCGCCACCGCGACCACCGAGGCCGAGCTGATCGCCGCGGTCCGTGCCGCCGACGCCGAGGGCACGCCGCTGCTGCTCGTCGGCGGGGGCAGCAATCTCGTGATCGCCGACGAGGGCTTCGACGGCACCGCCGTGCACATCGCCACCACCGGCTTCGAGCTGGACGGCACCGACCTGGAGGTGGCGGCGGGCGAGACCTGGACGGACGCGGTCGCCCAGACCGTGGAGAAGGGACTCGCCGGCATCGAGTGCCTGGCCGGCATCCCCGGCTCGGCGGGCGCCACCCCGATACAGAACGTCGGCGCCTACGGGCAGGAGGTCTCGTCCACCATCACGGAAGTGATCGCCTACGACCGGCGGGCGGGTGAGACGGTGACGGTTCCGAGCGCCGAGTGCGCGTTCTCGTACCGGCACAGTCGCTTCAAGGCCGACCCCGACCGCTTCGTGGTGCTGCGGGTGCGGTTCCGGCTGGAGGACGCCGACGGCCTCTCCGCGCCGGTCCGCTATGGCGAGACGGCCAGGGCGCTGGGCGTGGACGTGGGCGACCGGGTGCCGCTCGCCCGGGCGCGCGAGACGGTGCTGAAGCTGCGCGCGGGCAAGGGCATGGTGCTCGATCCGGACGACCACGACACCTGGTCCGCCGGCTCGTTCTTCACCAATCCCGTGCTCGTCGACGAGGAGTTCGCCGCGTTCCACGCGCGCGTGGTGGACCGGCTCGGCGACGACGTCTCCTTTCCGGCCTTCCCGACGGGCGAGGGGCGCACGAAGCTGTCCGCCGCCTGGCTGATCGACAAGGCGGGCTTCAGCAAGGGGTACGGCCCCGCCTCCGGCCGCGTCTCCATCTCCACCAAGCACACCCTGGCGCTCACCAACCGCGGCGGCGCGCGGACGGCGGACCTCCTCGCGCTGGCCAGGGAGGTCGCCGCCGGCGTCGAGGATGCCTTCGGGGTGCGGCTGGTCAACGAGCCGATGACGGTGGGCTGCTCCCTGTGGGACTGA
- a CDS encoding adenosine deaminase, with translation MERGVRDVSELPKAHLHLHFTGSMRPATLLELADKYGVRLPDALTAGEPPKLRATDERGWFRFQRLYDAARACLREPDDIRRLVREAAEEDLRDGSGWLEIQVDPTSYAPRLGGLTPAMEIILDAVETASRDTGLGMRVLIAANRMKHPLDARTLARLAVRFADRGVVGFGLSNDERRGMARDFDRAFAIAREGGLLSVPHGGELTGPESVRDCLDDLRAARIGHGVRAAEDPALVRLLAERGVTCEVCPTSNVALGVYEKPEDVPLRQLYDAGVPLALGADDPLLFGSRLAAQYEIARRYHGFSDADLAELARQSIQASAAPGDVREKLLAGVDAWLSD, from the coding sequence ATGGAGCGAGGAGTACGTGACGTAAGCGAGCTGCCCAAGGCCCATCTGCACCTGCACTTCACCGGGTCTATGCGGCCCGCCACGCTGCTGGAGCTCGCCGACAAATACGGAGTCCGCCTGCCGGACGCGCTCACGGCCGGGGAGCCGCCGAAGCTGCGCGCCACCGACGAGCGCGGCTGGTTCCGCTTCCAGCGCCTCTACGACGCCGCGCGGGCCTGCCTGAGAGAGCCGGACGACATCCGGCGGCTGGTGCGCGAGGCTGCCGAGGAGGACCTGCGGGACGGCAGCGGGTGGCTGGAGATCCAGGTGGACCCCACCTCGTACGCACCCCGGCTGGGCGGGCTGACCCCCGCGATGGAGATCATCCTGGACGCCGTGGAGACCGCCTCGCGTGACACGGGGCTCGGCATGCGTGTACTGATCGCCGCGAACCGCATGAAGCACCCCCTGGACGCCCGCACCCTCGCGCGGCTCGCGGTGCGCTTCGCCGACCGCGGCGTCGTCGGCTTCGGGCTCTCCAACGACGAGCGGCGCGGCATGGCCAGGGACTTCGACCGGGCCTTCGCCATCGCACGGGAGGGCGGGCTGCTCTCGGTGCCGCACGGCGGCGAGCTGACGGGACCCGAGTCGGTGCGCGACTGCCTGGACGACCTCAGGGCCGCCCGGATCGGCCACGGCGTGCGGGCCGCGGAGGACCCGGCGCTCGTCCGGCTGCTCGCCGAGCGGGGGGTCACCTGCGAGGTCTGCCCGACGTCCAACGTCGCCCTGGGGGTGTACGAGAAGCCGGAGGACGTCCCGCTGCGCCAGTTGTACGACGCCGGGGTCCCGCTGGCGCTGGGCGCCGACGACCCGCTGCTGTTCGGGTCCCGGCTGGCCGCCCAGTACGAGATCGCACGGCGGTACCACGGCTTCAGTGACGCGGACCTGGCCGAGCTGGCGCGGCAGTCCATCCAGGCCTCGGCAGCCCCCGGCGACGTGCGCGAGAAGCTGCTCGCGGGCGTGGACGCCTGGCTGTCCGACTGA
- the rpmG gene encoding 50S ribosomal protein L33 — MAATDVRPKITLACVECKERNYITKKNRRNNPDRMEMKKYCPRCNSHTPHRETR; from the coding sequence GTGGCTGCCACCGACGTCCGCCCGAAGATCACGCTGGCCTGCGTGGAGTGCAAGGAGCGGAACTACATCACCAAGAAGAACCGGCGTAACAACCCGGATCGCATGGAGATGAAGAAGTACTGCCCGCGTTGCAACTCGCACACGCCCCACCGCGAGACGCGCTAG
- the nusG gene encoding transcription termination/antitermination protein NusG, with translation MSDPNLNDAAQSASASSESAEDELDIVEAADPDQTEGGDQAEAADAAAGEAAEEAAVHVEGEAEAVAEAAEDEAAEEQETEVVDPVAALRDELRILPGEWYVIHTYAGYENRVKTNLEQRAVSLNVEDYIFQAEVPQEEVVQIKNGDRKTIRQNKLPGYVLVRMDLTNESWGVVRNTPGVTGFVGNAYDPYPLTLDEIVKMLAPEAEEKAAREAAEAEGKPIPQRKVEVQVLDFEVGDSVTVTDGPFATLQATINEINPDSKKVKGLVEIFGRETPVELSFDQIQKN, from the coding sequence GTGTCCGACCCGAATCTGAACGACGCCGCGCAGTCCGCGAGCGCGAGCTCCGAGTCCGCCGAGGACGAGCTCGACATCGTGGAGGCGGCAGACCCGGACCAGACGGAGGGCGGGGACCAGGCCGAGGCCGCCGATGCCGCTGCGGGCGAGGCCGCCGAAGAGGCTGCCGTGCACGTCGAGGGGGAGGCCGAGGCCGTCGCCGAGGCCGCGGAGGACGAGGCCGCGGAGGAGCAGGAGACCGAGGTGGTCGACCCGGTCGCAGCGCTCCGTGACGAGCTGCGCATCCTGCCCGGCGAGTGGTACGTGATCCACACCTACGCGGGCTACGAGAACCGCGTGAAGACCAACCTCGAGCAGCGCGCGGTCTCCCTGAACGTCGAGGACTACATCTTCCAGGCCGAGGTGCCCCAGGAAGAGGTCGTCCAGATCAAGAACGGCGACCGCAAGACCATCCGGCAGAACAAGCTCCCGGGCTACGTCCTGGTCCGCATGGACCTGACGAACGAGTCCTGGGGCGTCGTCCGGAACACCCCGGGTGTCACGGGCTTCGTCGGCAACGCCTACGACCCGTACCCGCTGACGCTGGACGAGATCGTCAAGATGCTCGCCCCGGAGGCCGAGGAGAAGGCGGCCCGCGAGGCGGCCGAGGCCGAAGGCAAGCCGATCCCGCAGCGCAAGGTCGAGGTCCAGGTGCTGGACTTCGAGGTCGGCGACTCGGTCACCGTCACCGACGGCCCGTTCGCCACCCTCCAGGCCACGATCAACGAGATCAACCCGGACTCCAAGAAGGTCAAGGGCCTCGTCGAGATCTTCGGCCGTGAGACTCCGGTCGAGCTGAGCTTCGACCAGATCCAGAAGAACTAG
- the rplK gene encoding 50S ribosomal protein L11, whose product MPPKKKKVTGLIKLQIQAGAANPAPPVGPALGQHGVNIMEFCKAYNAATESQRGWVIPVEITVYEDRSFTFITKTPPASRMILKAAGVEKGSGEPHKTKVAKITNAQVREIAQTKMPDLNANDLDQASKIIAGTARSMGITVEG is encoded by the coding sequence ATGCCTCCGAAGAAGAAGAAGGTCACAGGGCTGATCAAGCTCCAGATCCAGGCCGGTGCCGCGAACCCGGCCCCGCCGGTCGGCCCCGCGCTGGGTCAGCACGGTGTGAACATCATGGAGTTCTGCAAGGCCTACAACGCCGCGACCGAGTCGCAGCGCGGCTGGGTGATCCCGGTGGAGATCACGGTCTACGAGGACCGCTCCTTCACCTTCATCACCAAGACCCCGCCCGCCTCCAGGATGATCCTCAAGGCCGCGGGCGTCGAGAAGGGCTCCGGCGAGCCGCACAAGACCAAGGTCGCGAAGATCACCAACGCGCAGGTCCGCGAGATCGCCCAGACCAAGATGCCCGACCTCAACGCCAACGACCTGGACCAGGCGTCGAAGATCATCGCCGGTACCGCCCGCTCCATGGGCATCACGGTCGAGGGCTGA
- a CDS encoding DoxX family protein, with product MTTITGTRAVTARSAAYWTATALVTAELAVGGIWDVLRISQVRDVVEHLGYPAYFLVLLGVWKVLGALALLAPRLPLLKEWAYAGVIFTDTGAIVSHLTVGYELAELGFLIPLAGLTVLSWALRPEPRRLPTVPGGSAVPAAR from the coding sequence ATGACCACCATCACCGGCACCCGTGCCGTCACCGCCAGAAGCGCCGCCTACTGGACCGCCACCGCACTCGTCACCGCCGAACTCGCCGTCGGCGGGATCTGGGACGTGCTGCGGATCTCGCAGGTGCGCGACGTCGTCGAGCACCTGGGCTACCCGGCGTACTTCCTCGTCCTGCTGGGGGTCTGGAAGGTGCTCGGCGCACTCGCGCTGCTCGCGCCCCGCCTCCCGCTCCTCAAGGAGTGGGCCTACGCGGGCGTGATCTTCACCGACACCGGGGCGATCGTCTCCCACCTCACCGTCGGCTACGAGCTCGCCGAACTCGGCTTCCTGATCCCCCTCGCCGGGCTGACCGTCCTGTCCTGGGCGCTGCGGCCCGAGCCCCGCCGCCTGCCGACCGTGCCGGGCGGGTCCGCCGTCCCGGCCGCCCGGTGA